aaaaagaaaacccaaaatgTACACCTCATCCACCTGCTCCCTCAGATCCCCTTGTTCCCAAGCTTGACATGCTTCACCTGAGGAACCAAGGCTGACACAATGGAGTTGAGGGCATCTAACCAGCCTTGTCACTATCAAATGATTTGAGAAGCTGCGTCTTGAGGTCACATAGATCTTGCCTGCCAAAGTCTTGAtaaagaggaggcagaggaggaatagGAGATTCAATTGGCGGACAGGACtccccaaaccccaggcagctGGAGGGATCCATCATGCTTTGTCCATTGAGCCTGCATTCTTGCCGGCTGCTTTGCCGGCTCCTCCTTCCCGGCTCAACATAGTGACCAGCTTGTGCTTGAAGGCCCCAGCCCCTCTTGCCTTGGCTCTGGCCCGGCCCTCACCTTCGCTTTCGGGCCCCTGGCaatccagcaagggagaagggcaCTGGCTGTCTGGAGCAGGGTCAGCCCCCACAGCACTGGGATTGAAGGCAGGGTTACTGCTGGAGCGCCTTGCCACTACGGGGCTGTTGTCGTAGATGGGCGATGCCTCGTTGCTGCCGCCGCCCTCAGGGGAGTCTCTGTAGCCGAGGCTCAGAGGCTCCGCGCAGAGGGCCTGCTGCTCCAGGCTGCGCAGGTTCTCATAGAGGTGGTCCGAGCCCTGTTCTCTTCCTGCTTTGGGTTCTGCCTCTACCTTGCCCGAGGGCTGGAACGGGAGAGGGAAGCTCTTGCCAATGGAAGCGTAGATGATGGGCGAGTCGGAAGCCTTGAACTCTGGGGAAATGGAGCGGCCGCCGCCAGGAGGCGCTGCTGGGAACCCCATGTCCACACTTCCCATTGGCGTTCTTTCATACAGCGGCTGCACTCCCTCCGGGTTCTCCGTGCTGGTGGGCCAGGACCAGCCGCCTGCTTTCTGCATACAGTCCTGGCCTGGGGAGATGCTGGCTTTCTTGTCTCTCTCCAGAAGAGTAGCTTTCTGGCGGTCTATGGAGGCCGAGACAGCTCGGCAGATCTCCGCAGCCCGTATGGTGTTGAAGATAAAGAGGCCCTCTCCGGAGTCACAGCGGCGCCCGGCCTCAAAGGAGAACACCGTCTGGGGAGAGAGTGGGGGAACACAAAGGTGCTTTCTTAAGGTGATTCTCATACATTGATATCTCTGCTCAAGTTTCTCCTGCAGCATCTAAGGCAAAGCAAAGCATAGcagcaccaaacatttaaagcacacccaacaaACATTTAAGGAactccaaagaaccctgggaactgtagttctacagTGCCCAGCAGCCTCAACAAACTACCGTTTCCCAGGGTTccttttgggggaaagccatgcgcTTTGGACACACATTGGATGTGCTTttcatgtatggtgtggatcagcCCATAGCTGTCTGCTGGTGCTGAGCCTCATTGGAGACAGATCCAAGAAAAACAGACTAGATAGAAGTTGCTGATTTAGCCCGGGATTATGATGGGGAGTGGCTCTTCACCATCTCAGCCAGATGCTTGGTCTGCCACCCAAAATCCTTTTAGCTGGACAGGGCAGAGATTTACCCTGGAAGAGGCTAGGGTCAAGGGCAGCCCTACCATTAGCACCAAGCAGGGGGGCAGGTGCTGGGGGAGGGCAGGCCACACAGGCTGGTCCATTCAGGGCAAAGGGAGCCCTGTCCCACCAAACTCAGCCAACCCcaacctgccttctttcttacaacccGTCACAGGTGGCTCtgactgtcattggctctggtgccacctgctgTCGGTCTCTCTGCCTTCCTCCCGACCAGTCGCAAAGGGCACCATTCACCACTGGGGGCAGGGCAGCAGTCCACCATCCAAGTCCTCCAAGTCCCTTAAGCTAGGTTGCCCTGCACCTGACTCCCTCCTGCCAGGATAGCCTGCTGCCCCCAGGAGTGGTCGAGGGTGCTGCGCCATTGCCAATGCTAAGACTCGACTGTCAGCCCAGGTAGCTTCTGTGCATGGAATGGAAGGCCGTCATCTTGTCCTTGGCATCCAGCAGCAAAAGGTCCATCTGTTTGGACTATATTTTCTCCATGTAGCCCAGGATTGCCCAGTCTAGCTTGCCACAGCTCTCAGGCAGAGGCTCTTCCCCATGGCCTTCTACCTGTTTCtgttaactggagatgccagggatcgaatcTGGGGCCTTCGGCATGCAAAGGACGAAGGGATGCTGTGCCACATCCCTTTGCACCTTCGAGATGGGCAGCACGCTTTCAGCAGCTGATCTATGGTCCCTGCATATGAAATAGCTCAAACTGAGTGTAATCTGGGTGGGTTTAAAAAGTCCCAGGAGCAGGCAGCAAACTTAAGAAGGTGGGTGGAGCAGCAATGGGTGGAGCAGCCTCCAGGACTGTCAAATCAGAAGAGTGGGTGGACAATTTTTTTATGTGTTCAAGTGAATGGTGAAATAATGGGAGGGTGAGCATTTCAACTCCTAGCCCAATGCACCAAGCCAGAAAAGGGTGTGTGGGAATTTACTAAAGATACCACCATTCCCAGAACAGCAGCTACACACTAAAAGAAGCATCACCTGAAGTGTGAGGAAGACTTACCTGCTATCTCTGTACAGGTCTGCTTATTTTGAAATCATCCTGTGGGCTGAAGGTGTGACCAGGGCCTGCTAACACAGCCCACTGGGAATGAGGGCAATCCCTGTCCTCAAGCTGCAGGACAAGACAGGATGTTCCCTGCCTTTGTTGCTGTTCCTGAGGGTAGTCAGTAGAGGATGGGTGTTTTCTGGGCCACTGGAGGAGGAAACAGACACAACATACCTTTTCCTGGCCAAATCTTCGGAGGAAGGCATAGGGCCAGGTATAGAGGGCTTGCCCCGAGTGAGCGTCCTTCAGCACCAGGTGCTCAGGTAAAGTCGTCATCAGGTAGTTGTTCCCTTTCAAGTGACATCTTGCAGATGCCTCTGTCGGGAATACTGACACGGGGAATTCGCAGGCTGTTGAGAAGGCATTGCAAAAGGTCAACAAATCCCTCAAAAGTCATGTGTGGTCTTAGTTTTAATTCTCCCCAACCCAGCCATGGCTCTGACTACTCTCTGTGTgcgcactttaaaaaaaaaccccaaaaaacaagcaaacaaaaacatatcaaaacTGCACACCAcctaagtacagtcgtacctcagaagtcgaacgccttgcgagtcgaacattttggctctcaaacgccgcaaacccggaagtgagtgttctggtttgcgaacgttctttggaacctgaatgtctgactggtgccgtggcttccgattggctgcaggagcttcctgcagccaatcagaagccatgctttggtttacggacattttggaagttgaacggacttccggaatggattccgttcaacttccaagggaCGACTGTAACCAAAACTGCACAAAATGAGTGGAGGTTGCAAAAATAAGATTAAGTAGCTGGGCACATGTGTTAGCTTATTTTGAAAACTGAATTCTGCTCAAGCAGGAGAAGCAAACTGATAGGGGAGGACCAAGTGGAACTCTGGTAGGAAAGCGTTTCAGAAATCTGAAGAGGACTCCATGTTTTTGTTGTGCTTCTGTCTAAAGAGCCCTGACTCATTTATGTTTGATGGCTGAAGACATCTTAGGGgctgtttcccttcccctcctcctcccatgctATCTTAACTGCCTTGTTGTGGAGTGCACAATGGTTGGAGCAGGTACTTTGTTTCAGAACTGCTCTGTTCCCTTcagacatacagtggaacctcggtttatgaacacctcggtttatgaatttttggtttatgaacgccgcggacccatctggaacggattaattcatttcccattactttcaatgggaaagtatgcttcagtttatgaacgcttcagtttatgaacagacttccggaaccaattacacccatgcttcagtttatgaacgcttcagtttaagtactccgcggacccgtctggaacggattaatccactttccattactttcaatgggaaagtttgcttcagtttatgaacgcttactccgcggaccgtctggaacggattaattcactttccattactttcaatgggaaagttcgcttcagtttatgaacgcttcagtttatgaacagacttccggaaccaattgtgttcataaactgaggtaccactgtatattccccCCTTCCATCAGAACATCCACTGGTGCTTGTGAATTTACATCCTTCCAAAATTAGACTCCATTTTTAGCTTGCCCATCTGCCTCAGTAAATATAGAGTCACTGGGGCACAGAACAGTGTGGGAACAGCCAAGGAGAAACTCCTGTCTAATAATAGGAGCACACAAAGCTGTTTGTTTTACGCTTCTTGTCAAGAACACTTTGCCTCTAATTGTCCCTTTTTTAGAGGGTCCTTTGTTTCTAATGCCAAAATCATTGAAAGGGACACATGacactccattattattattattattattattattattattattattattattattatggaacgcTTCAAAAATTTGTGTGTCATCCTTGTGCAGGGGCCATGCCAATCTTCTCTGTATCATTTCAaatttttagtatatgtgctgcccaAACGAGCACTGCGCATGACACTCTTGAAGAACAGTGGGGTAAAGCTATCAGATCAAAAGAGCTGGGTGACTCCAGTTTTAGAGCTTTGAACTTTGGAGACCTGGTTTCAAATCTTTTCAGCTCAGCTATGGATTCACTTTCCAGGTGGGGCTTGGCAGCTATACCTCAGATAGCAGGTTTGGGGGAGAGGGTACCAGTAAAGGGAGGCATGCTGTCAATTATTCAGCTCTGCAGTGGGGAACCTTCAGCTTGTGGGTTTAATCTGCCCCATCAGGCCTGTCCCAACAAGCCCTTCTCATCTCATGTCATTTTCTGGCCCATTTCATCATTTTCTGGCTTTTACTATTAGTCAACTTAGCGTGACTACTGGCTCAATCAGCACATCTATCACGTTCTATGGATCAGAATCTAATCATTATGTTTTGTAAGTCACTTAGGGGTCTATAgagtttgttaaataaaatagatgAACTGAACAGATTGGCGACAAGCGCCTGAAGAGCAGGCAGAGGGATCTCCTTATCTCCAGTGTTAGTGCTGAACATCACCGCACTTAGATGGGAGATAAGAGCAAAAGGCAGCGTTTCCATCTCCCACCCCCTGtgctggagggggtgggtgggaagaaatgctgccttatacagtggtccctcgacttacgaattactcgacatccgtagttttcgacttacgaacgggacaaatggccgcacgcttacaaatttttctacatccgaatggaaaccgttggcggtttaaaatgtggtttcctcgactaaCGGATTTTAAATGCGCtttccttgacttacgaatttttccgaatattttttcccctatgggaaaccgcttttcgacttacgaacttttcgacctacgaatgtgcattcggaacggattaagttcgtaagtcaagggatcACTGTACTCTCATTCTCCCATCCTAGCGCAAAGGAGCTAAGGTCAAGATTGAGAGATCCTATCTAAAGAGCAGGCAGATGGATCTTTCCAGCCACCCTAGTGCTTAGGTAGAGAGCACTGGCTGGAAAAATgctgagtgtgtgtgcatgtaaacaCATGCCTGTATGCCAGTATGTCTGGTGTGTGAAAGTGCATGTATATGTGAccgcatgcatgcatgtgtgggtGCTGTTAGCCTGCGTGTCAGGTGacaaggtgggggtgggcagggggaggtgCTAACAGAGGAATTTTTCTTGTGTCGttttgctccatccacttttgccccCATCCACCATTGGAATACGGCCTCCGGACAGTTGATTAAGTTCAAATCTGGCCTTCAGGCTGAAATAGTTTCCTCATTTCGGATATAACTTATCACATTTTTGCCAGCATGGGGGTTGGCTGTTTGGGTTTTCACAAATGTCCTAGCCTTTCTCGAACTTGGGTtcccggatgttgttggactacaactcccatcgcccctgaccactggtcctggtagctagggatgatgggagttgtagtccaacaacatccgggaacccaagtttgagaaaggctgtaGAAAGGCTGTAGGTCAAGTCTGAGCAGAGGACTGGGGCCTGTGCACCagagatgggaaatctgtggtccCCCATGCTgaatggggttgatgggagttgggagcaaGAAGAGGGTTGCATGTTCCCCCCTGCCACCACCATATAGCACCTGCAGCTGCACCAAAGCTCCTTAAAAGCTTGAATTTCCCAGAAGGCCTCTCCTTCCATCAGCTGCCACTTGGTAGCACAAGAAACTGGTGTTTTGTTCCAGGTCCTTCACCCCCACACCCACCCTGCCCCTTAGGCACATACTTTCTTGCCAGGATGAGTAGATGGTGTTCTCCTCCATGAGGGGCTGTGGGCTGGGTATGTTTCCAACTGAGCTGGACGAGGGGGCAGGCATCTTCTGTGTGGAGCACAGCAGAGGGGAAATGAAGCAAGGAgagcatttctcagatgaaaaaaCCATCACAGAATCGGAGAAAGGCAGGGTGCCTTGTTCCAACATTTGGATTATTCCCCCTGAACCTCAACCTGAACAGAAAGCCAATTTCAACCATGTGCCCATCAACCCTTGTTCCATTCTTACGGGCCAGAAACATCCCTTACTGTTCTTATGAGCAACTAAAAACATGGATCCTCCCATTCAATAccttcccttttccttcttcttgtGTCTCACCAAggatctgtttttttttttttgcaaagaccTTAGTTGCCAGCTCTGCATAAACACTATTTCCCCgtgagccattcttcttctcgcTCAATCTCAGTTTCACCATTACTAAAGCCCCACTATCATTAACAGAGCATTCTGGCTGTATAAAGAACATCACAAACTTATTATCTTCCTCATCTAACATCCTTGGAGACTAGGTTGCTATTTTCTACTTTTTAAGTGGCAACAAACAGGAATGACCAAGAATTTATTGAAAAACAGAGATTGCGCAAATTATTTGCACATTAAGGCAGCAATTCTGTGTATACCTATGTGGGAGTGAGCCTCACTGAACACTGTATATTCAAGTAAATATACATAGGAGTGTCCTGGAAGGTTAAATTCTTATGTATTCTTTCTTGAACGTATGCCCCATTAAAATCACTGAGACAATGTTCTGAATAACATGGGTTGAGAACAGGCTGCAATACATCACGTCAAGAGAGATTTCAGACCCAGAGGCCATGTCCAGAATTTCCAGGGCTTCATCCCCATTTTTTGCAAGAATATATAAACCCTTGCATTCAGAACCTAAccaaaaaaagacacaaaaagtACTTATCATTAAGCAAGTGAGCAGGGAAGATCGGCCACCATAGCAGTCAAATTTAGGACCTCTCCAGTCAATGGAATGCAGGTAAAAAAGGACTTGGGAGGTCATAAAGTCCAACCCTCGCTGAGGGCCAGAAACTTGCAACTGCAAGCCACCTCTAGAGGAAGCAGCTTGGCACCCCTCTGAGATTCCGTACAGCTGACATGTGGCCAGGAGGAATCTCCCTGTGGTTCAGCGAGACACAGGGCCTTCCCACTGAAGATATGAAGAGGTCAATACCTGAAAAGCCAGCTGGCAGATACATTCGATCCACTCATCTGCTTGATCCGCTGCCAGCAAGCAGTTGCGCTCCATCATGCTCAGGAAGAAGGCCGTGGTGTCCTTTGGGGAGCTGTGCTCGCCTGCCCGCTCCACCGAGACGCAGTCCGAGAGGCGGATCACCTTCCGCTCGCCCTTCCTCAGGGTGGCCTTCTCCGCTGCGGCCCCTTCACGCCCTTCAAAGTACTCGAGCCGTGCGATGCCAGAGGGGCTGTCGGCGAAGAGCTGGGCCCACACTTTCCGCCAGACCTTCTGTGAGCAGGGGGCAAGGGGTGACAGCACACAATCAAGGACAGGCACCGGTTAACAACAGTCTGCACTAGGAAATCCACACACGGAGAAAAAGGCCTCTTTAACAGAATCATTCTTACAGGAAGGCGCGTTACCCAAGCAGAAATGTGATCCTCTCTGGGGATTTATTGCCCTGTAGAGTCCTTGCCAAGAGCAGGTGGGAGTACAGAATATGGAATCAGAGGTTACGAAGATTTCTTTGGCGATTACCCCTCTTAGGCAATTGGATGCATAGACCCACAAATCTGCATGCACTGCAAGCATTAGTGGGATAAATATCGTAAGCTCTCAATTGACACAGGGGGCTACATTCCAGGGATTGTGCCAAAAGCCAAAGTTGTGTATTCTCAAAACACATTGGTACAATGGGAGATGAAActgaaagtcttttttccctGGGTGCcccaaccatttttatttttgccaagtGCGTagagctgaatgcacacaagttaaatgtgtgtaggtTGTGGGCTTATTGTGCAAGAATTtagcatctcctcctcctgcagccagCTGCTGAAATcatactttttttatttatttaaaaaaagcaagtgtCTAAACCTCATGGAAGTAAAAGAAAgcctggaaatgtgtgtgtgaagtgTCTGGCGGAAGCCTCAGAAGCCCAAGAGACATGTGTAAAGCTGACATCCAGTAGTGGTTTCAGAGCTGTTGtctataatatttatttttatattatttcctaaattttatacactgctttgattgttaaaaaaaaccaacacccttAAAggtgtttacaaaagataaaacagtaaaatcggGAAAATTcacaatcctactttaaaacataaagAAGTGAAAACGCTAAAACAAATGATGtccactttctaagcatctgggcaggcttgtctaatcaataatgtttttagcaggtactGAAGAGAGCAGTGAAGGTGGCAGGACGATCCAAAGTGTAGACATTCCCACCTGAAATGATCaaattcttacaaatgtggaacaggcattatgtggcacctgcaatAGTGCCGATTCTGCCAATTAAAGCGGTCAAGTGTGGGGTAAGGTGATCTTGTAGGTAAACAGTAACACTTTGAACCTGGCCCagcagcaaatcagcaaccacagcagatctctgagcacaggtgttatatggtgctgcagcttctggatcaagcgcAAGGGAGCACAATCCAGTCTAGAAGTAACTAGCACATGAACCACTGTGGCAAGTCTTTCCCAGTGCAGGAATAGTCATAGCTGTCGAACCAGTCGCAGTTGGTATAGTGGCCCTTTTCTCTTCCAGTTCACCATACACCAGACtctgccttccccaccccactctctcttccttttcaAAACAGTCCAATTTCTTTCACGATTGGGACTCTGCAGCAGGACAAGTGGAAGCACGAAATCTTCCCAGTGCACAAATGGCATGCCAACTACCAGTGGTCTACCAATGTGGCCACCAAGTTGCTGGTGGAGACCAGAAATGCCAATCTGGCTGGCCCATGAGGAAAAAAACCTCCACTTTGGtctaacaatcaatcaatcagtcaatcaatgcCAGTAGCAAGCTGTGGAGATGTGCCAAAACATATTTTGTCTCTGTGGAGCAAGTAGTAAGAAAGTCACTCTGGCAGTGGCTACAAACAATGGTTGGCTTGGCTCCCAAGCTCAGCCAAAGTTTATGTGCCTCTGGTGACCACATGTCAGGGTTTGGATGGTGGTAGGTTGGGCTTGTTTGTTGTTTAAAGTGGTTGGCTAGTACAGAGTCTTAATAGCCAGGAGAAGAAGGGAGTTTTCACCCGTACACGAGAATACAAGGCAGGTCTGGTATTATCAGCGGGGGAAGCTGTATCTCCCAACCTACTCTTGTGACAAGGAGGACTCAGAAGGACTTCAGCACCAAATATGGAAGACACCCACAGagctgtttcatagaatcatagagttggaagagaccacaagggccatccagtccaaccccctgccatgccaagcaggaaacaccatcaaaagcattcctgacatatggccgccaagcctccgcttaaagaccttcaaagaaggagactccaccacactccttggcagggccggccctatggacaggctgggtggcgcagggcgccaggggggcgccgcgtccgccagacagccgcactgagaaacgggggggggggggcgccggagggatcgtcgcaccacggcgccagatatgcttaagacggccctgctccttggtagcaaattctactgccggacagcttttactgtcaggaagttcttcctaatgtttaggtggaatcttctttcttgtagtttgaatccactgctccatgtctgcttctctggaagagcagaaaacaacctctttccctccctctaccCTAGTGTATTCATTTTAGACAGGGGGAAGAAAGATACCTTCCCAGTGCCCATGGAGATTAACTATGGCTACTTCCGTAAAGTCAAGTTTGCTGAGTAATAAGAACAAGATAGCAGGTCAGCAATGCTGCCTGAACCCTTGAGACCTTAGCATATACTGTATCAGCTGCAGACATTTTCAGTCTCGCTTTGCCAGCAGCCATTTGCCACAAAGCAATATAGCCACTTTTGCGATCCAGGTTTCCTAGCAATGTGTGATGGATGTAGAACAGTGATTAAGAGCATAAGCCGAGAGTCAGAAAGGCCTCATTTCAAACTTTAGCTTGTTGTGTGGCCTCGGGAGTTATATGGGGGAGAATATTGACCTACTTATGGAGGAAATATTAAGAAATACTATTTGaacacctccaaggaatgcaAAAATATCTAATTGTAACTGCCTTTTGGTGTGGGTGGTGTCATTTGCTAGCCCTGGACGTTAAAAAAGGCAGGTGACCGAAAATGAGAGAACCACTGAGCCATTTCTTTTCAGCCACCTTGCCATATCCGCTGCACATGGGCAGGCACCAAGGGGGCTCTGGCACCACAGTCAATTCCACCATAGGGGAGCCTGAGGCTTCAGCTGAGTTCACTAACACCTGCAACATGATACTTGAttagaaagacagagagagagggagggaggggggggagggagatccaGATCAATCCTCAACCCCAAGAGATAGGACacagaaacatggctgccttgGTCAAGCAAGTCCCTTGACAACATACTATAAATGGGCCAAAGTACAAGCACCCAGTTCTCTAGAGAGCTCCTGCAGCAAGAGAAAGACCAGGCACTGGGGGCCCCACTTTTAAAAGGCAGAACACCATAGGACCACCCCTGCACACTCATGCTCAGTGGCGGTTTCAGGCCAATTCTACTTATTTTATGTGCTCTCCCcgcctctctctcccacacaccgtGCTTCAGGTACACCCCTTATTTCATATAGCATTTTAATTTGTTATTGAGTTTATTTACGTTCAGTTTGGCTGTAAATTCACAATACAGTAACATTACAAAGCAGAAGGTGGGAAAGATGCCGAGCAATGACAGCTCCTGCAGCCACCCTCTGGCACTACAGAGGATGTAATCTCAGGCCCTAAAGAAGGCAAAGCTAGGAAAAATGCTCCCCTGCATTTGACGAGACTCAAAATTCCCACTGAAGCCACCCACCCATACATAAAGCAAAGGCTCCCTGGAGCCAGACACTCCACCCACcaaatcagacacacacacatccatttaccttcccaaatTTGGGGTGCTGGATGTATAGGATCCCATCTTTCACGGGACACTCCATGGGACAGGCTCCGAAGGGGCAGCCCAGTGAGGagcgaggcagtctgcaggctCTGCAAGCCGTTGTGGCTGCCACAGGGATGAGTCAGTATGTACGATAGCACTGGCGACTTCCTCTGCCTGCtaactt
Above is a window of Zootoca vivipara chromosome 2, rZooViv1.1, whole genome shotgun sequence DNA encoding:
- the DOK3 gene encoding docking protein 3 translates to MECPVKDGILYIQHPKFGKKVWRKVWAQLFADSPSGIARLEYFEGREGAAAEKATLRKGERKVIRLSDCVSVERAGEHSSPKDTTAFFLSMMERNCLLAADQADEWIECICQLAFQKMPAPSSSSVGNIPSPQPLMEENTIYSSWQETCEFPVSVFPTEASARCHLKGNNYLMTTLPEHLVLKDAHSGQALYTWPYAFLRRFGQEKTVFSFEAGRRCDSGEGLFIFNTIRAAEICRAVSASIDRQKATLLERDKKASISPGQDCMQKAGGWSWPTSTENPEGVQPLYERTPMGSVDMGFPAAPPGGGRSISPEFKASDSPIIYASIGKSFPLPFQPSGKVEAEPKAGREQGSDHLYENLRSLEQQALCAEPLSLGYRDSPEGGGSNEASPIYDNSPVVARRSSSNPAFNPSAVGADPAPDSQCPSPLLDCQGPESEGEGRARAKARGAGAFKHKLVTMLSREGGAGKAAGKNAGSMDKA